One genomic window of Hydra vulgaris chromosome 03, alternate assembly HydraT2T_AEP includes the following:
- the LOC136078718 gene encoding uncharacterized protein LOC136078718 has protein sequence MDKVAFEIKLDELKEENKVLREQLQERATGDLKGKECNENRFAQLLTTMETSMKKHSEYEKRIICVLSSLEKSTQDLSNAVLQLNKPRDLSSLTHHIPKLTKSLTSNSNQYSDLLNDSVELENTCDFNVTQSFHSSFQKWKAPSTSYGSSGATSHTLNLS, from the exons ATGG ATAAAGTTGCTTTCGAAATTAAACTTGATGAACTGAAAGAAGAGAATAAAGTTTTAAGAGAACAACTGCAAGAAAGAGCGACAG GTGATCTTAAAGGAAAGGAATGCAATGAAAATA GATTTGCTCAACTTCTCACTACAATGGAGACATCAATGAAAAAGCATTCTGAATATGAAAAAA gGATTATTTGTGTGTTAAGTTCATTAGAGAAATCAACCCAGGACTTATCCAATGCAGTTTTGCAGTTAAACAAGCCCCGTGATCTATCTTCTTTAACACATCATATACCAAAATTGACAAAAAGTCTTACTTCTAACTCAAATCAATATTCAGATTTATTAAATGATTCTGTTGAATTAGAAAATACATGTGACTTCAATGTAACTCAAAGTTTTCATTCATCTTTTCAGAAGTGGAAGGCACCCAGCACTTCATATGGGTCTAGTGGAGCAACCTCCCACACTCTCAACTTAAGTTGA
- the LOC136077751 gene encoding uncharacterized protein LOC136077751 — translation MSDQLNHSFSITNSNAFNDSLVSKSNLTETPVCISIPIWKEPNYPDGSSRKQLVPGHKIYIDHVKFSKCNKSHGTNRFVNDLLVSLVGSTDYLRSVSFSGKQSNAHSDKVAKPKICQDLVDGVVACACQILGVSSKDVRTAIKIKLNIASKVKKR, via the exons ATGTCTGATCAACTTAATCATTCATTTAGCATAACAAATAGTAATGCGTTTAATGACAGTCTTGTTTCTAAATCAAATCTTACTGAAACTCCTGTTTGTATATCCATTCCAATCTGGAAAGAACCTAACTACCCAGACGGATCTAGTAGA AAACAATTAGTGCCAGGTCACAAAATATACATTGACCATGTAAAATTCAGCAAATGTAACAAATCGCATGGTACAAATAGATTTGTAAACGATCTTTTGGTGTCATTGGTGGGAAGCACAGACTATCTGAGAAGTGTCAGTTTTTCTGGCAAGCAAAGTAATGCTCACTCTGACAAAGTAGCAAAACCCAAAATTTGTCAAGACCTCGTTGATGGTGTTGTTG ctTGTGCCTGTCAGATACTGGGAGTGTCGTCAAAGGATGTGCGAacagcaatcaaaataaaattaaatattgcgtCGAAAGTTAAGAAGCGTTAA